A window from Synechococcus sp. RSCCF101 encodes these proteins:
- a CDS encoding EamA family transporter, whose product MRRQGLIAGLLAAVLFGCSAPLIGALVGDGSPLVAAGLLYGGAALALLLVRAVRGASDRETPVLRADLPALVALTVLGGIVGPIALVMGLARLSGASASLLLNLEGVFTMAIAVLVGREHLSGRGLAAAGLTLAGALVLSEGSLEGVTLQGTLLIAVATLAWGRITPSASA is encoded by the coding sequence ATGAGGCGGCAGGGCCTGATCGCCGGCCTTCTGGCGGCTGTGCTCTTCGGCTGCAGCGCTCCCCTAATCGGCGCGCTGGTGGGGGATGGATCGCCCCTGGTGGCCGCCGGCCTGCTCTACGGCGGCGCCGCCCTGGCCCTGCTGCTGGTGCGCGCCGTGCGCGGGGCGTCCGACCGGGAGACCCCCGTGCTCCGGGCCGATCTGCCGGCCCTGGTGGCCCTGACGGTGCTCGGGGGAATCGTGGGGCCGATCGCTCTGGTGATGGGTCTGGCCCGCCTGTCGGGCGCGTCGGCGTCCCTGCTGCTGAACCTTGAAGGGGTGTTCACCATGGCCATCGCCGTGCTGGTGGGCCGGGAACACCTGTCCGGGCGCGGTCTGGCCGCGGCGGGGCTCACCCTGGCCGGTGCACTGGTGCTCTCGGAGGGCTCGCTGGAGGGCGTCACTCTGCAGGGAACTCTCCTGATCGCCGTCGCCACCCTGGCCTGGGGGCGGATAACACCATCAGCCAGCGCCTGA
- the lipA gene encoding lipoyl synthase: protein MAGDSSATALQPSPALKPEWLRVKAPQRERIGAVADLLVDLKLNTVCQEASCPNIGECFAGGTATFLIMGPGCTRACPYCDIAFDRSDRGLDPSEPERLAEAVARLGLRHVVITSVNRDDLPDGGASQFVACVERLRERSPATTVELLIPDLCGDWQALEALMACSPDVLNHNIETVPRLYPRARPQAIYERSLELLRRVREGWPKVFSKSGLMVGLGETDEEVVAVLRDLRAHAVDIVTIGQYLSPGPKHLAVDRFVTPDQFDRFRRLGEEELGFLQVVSSPLTRSSYHAGEVQQLMRRFPR, encoded by the coding sequence ATGGCAGGTGATTCTTCCGCAACGGCCCTTCAGCCCTCCCCGGCCCTCAAGCCGGAGTGGCTGCGGGTCAAGGCACCGCAGCGTGAGCGCATCGGCGCCGTGGCCGACCTGCTGGTGGACCTCAAGCTGAACACGGTCTGCCAGGAGGCCAGCTGCCCGAACATCGGCGAGTGCTTCGCCGGCGGCACCGCCACCTTTCTGATCATGGGTCCGGGCTGCACCCGGGCCTGCCCCTACTGCGACATCGCCTTCGACCGCAGCGATCGCGGCCTCGATCCGAGTGAACCGGAGCGGCTGGCCGAAGCGGTGGCGCGGCTGGGGCTGCGGCATGTGGTGATCACCTCGGTGAATCGCGACGACCTCCCCGACGGCGGGGCCAGTCAGTTCGTGGCCTGCGTGGAGCGCCTGCGCGAGCGCTCTCCCGCCACGACCGTCGAACTGCTGATCCCCGATCTCTGCGGCGACTGGCAGGCGCTGGAGGCCCTGATGGCCTGCAGCCCCGATGTGCTGAATCACAACATCGAAACCGTGCCGCGCCTCTACCCGCGCGCACGGCCCCAGGCGATCTACGAGCGCTCGCTGGAGCTGCTCCGGCGTGTGCGCGAGGGCTGGCCGAAGGTGTTCAGCAAGTCGGGCCTGATGGTGGGGCTCGGCGAAACCGACGAGGAAGTGGTGGCCGTGCTGCGGGACCTGCGGGCCCATGCGGTCGACATCGTCACCATCGGTCAGTACCTCTCACCCGGCCCGAAGCACCTGGCGGTGGATCGCTTCGTCACGCCCGATCAGTTCGACCGGTTCCGGCGCCTCGGCGAAGAGGAGCTGGGCTTTCTCCAGGTGGTGAGCTCGCCGCTCACGCGCAGCAGTTACCACGCCGGCGAGGTGCAGCAGCTGATGCGGCGCTTCCCGCGCTGA
- a CDS encoding YciI family protein — protein sequence MVWFVKQETFLAPRPALEEPLRDHRAWVRQLQASGHRISSGYLVDEEGRPGGGGLMLFEAPDAEAAAVLVAADPMVRSGLVDWQLHQWRSAVGDLATAPAAEGGSA from the coding sequence GTGGTCTGGTTCGTCAAGCAGGAGACCTTCCTGGCCCCGCGGCCCGCGCTCGAGGAGCCGCTGCGCGACCACCGGGCCTGGGTGCGGCAGCTGCAGGCCTCCGGCCATCGCATCAGCAGCGGCTACCTGGTGGATGAGGAGGGTCGCCCCGGCGGTGGCGGCCTGATGCTCTTCGAGGCCCCCGATGCCGAGGCGGCCGCTGTCCTGGTGGCGGCCGACCCGATGGTGCGCAGCGGCCTGGTGGACTGGCAGCTGCACCAGTGGCGCTCCGCCGTGGGGGATCTGGCCACCGCCCCGGCCGCGGAGGGCGGCTCAGCCTGA
- the gltB gene encoding glutamate synthase large subunit, which translates to MLPGPQSKPAWPHRDSAAPRAIAGEKDACGVGFLAHLEGRPSRWVLEQALRGLGCMEHRGGCGGDSDSGDGAGILCGIPWAFLEQVWPAAQQSSDRSRGLGMVFLPTDPDRREQARAFCDEEARRLDLQPLGWRVVPVDQNVLGPLARGTAPAIEQWLVGSEASGDALESLLFRLRRRVGDRCREAWGLSPTDLYFASLSSRTVVYKGMVRSEVLAPFYSDLRDPRFEVGFAVYHRRFSTNTLPRWPLAQPMRLLGHNGEINTLLGNLNWARAAETHLEHAWGDSARDITPVVNAAFSDSANLDAALELLVRSGRPITDSLLTLVPEAFHQEPELASRPDVTAFYEYSACVQEAWDGPALLVFADGRRVGASLDRNGLRPARYCITDDGYVVMGSETGVVDLDESRIVEKGRLGPGQMLAVDLENRRILHNWDVKEDAAARHPYRAWLEEHRRQLAPAPWTDGPVLSELDLLQRQTAFGFTAEDLDLIIEDMAGQGKEPTYCMGDDIPLAVLSDKPHLLYDYFKQRFAQVTNPAIDPLREQLVMSLDMHLGPRGSALCPVPEAAAVLHLATPVLNEAELDGLHRCGLPTRTLSTLVPVADGPSGFAGALERLCEAASSAVAEGAAILVLSDRCASGIGAATTYLPPLLAVGAVHQHLLRRGLRLRCSIVADTAQCWSTHHLACLIGFGASAVCPWLTWETTRHWLQHPKTRKLIERGKLPALSPADAQANVRKALEAGLRKILSKIGISLLASYHSAQIFEAIGIGADLIELAFAGTTSRVAGLSLEDLASETLAFHAKAFPELNRSKLEFMGFVQYRTGGEYHLNSPEMAKALHAAVAAGPGYDHFATYRTLLENRPATALRDLLDLTPAATPLPLDQVESAESICSRFCTGGMSLGALSREAHEVLAVAMNRIGGKSNSGEGGEDPARFHPLQDVDESGRSATLPTISGLRNGDTACSAIKQVASGRFGVTPEYLRSGRQLEIKVAQGAKPGEGGQLPGPKVDPYIAWLRNSKPGVALISPPPHHDIYSIEDLAQLIHDLHQVHPAAKVSVKLVSEIGIGTIAAGVAKANADVIQISGHDGGTGASPLSSIKHAGSPWELGLTEVHRSLLQNGLRDRVLLRADGGLKTGWDVVIAALLGAEEFGFGSVAMIAEGCIMARVCHTNRCPVGVATQQEALRRRFTGLPEHVVAFFEYVAEEVRQLLSVLGVARLEDLIGRTELLRSRPVALAKTSRLDLSSLLGPTLDPGDRGWLQHEAGAHSNGPILEDQLLADPELMRAMESHGQVQRSLGIVNTDRSVGARLAGELAARHGNRGFRGQIDLTFRGAAGQSFGAFALQGLNLRLEGEANDYVGKGQNGGRLVVVPPAGVQDPCNQVILGNTCLYGATGGELFALGRAGERFGVRNSGARAVIEGAGDHCCEYMTGGLIAVLGATGRNVAAGMTGGLAFILDEDGRLEQRLNREIVSLHPCSTPEQEALLRPLLEAHLTATGSPRAAAILADWPRWRALFRVVVPPSEREAAGLAAREQVAA; encoded by the coding sequence ATGCTCCCTGGCCCTCAGTCCAAGCCCGCCTGGCCCCATCGGGACTCGGCGGCCCCACGGGCGATCGCCGGCGAGAAGGATGCCTGTGGTGTCGGCTTTCTCGCCCATCTGGAGGGTCGCCCCAGCCGCTGGGTGCTGGAGCAGGCGCTGCGGGGTCTGGGCTGCATGGAGCACCGGGGCGGCTGCGGCGGCGATTCCGATTCCGGAGACGGTGCCGGCATCCTCTGCGGCATCCCCTGGGCGTTCCTCGAGCAGGTCTGGCCGGCGGCCCAGCAGAGCAGCGATCGCTCCCGCGGCCTGGGCATGGTCTTCCTGCCCACGGACCCGGACCGGCGCGAGCAGGCACGGGCCTTCTGCGATGAGGAGGCCCGTCGCCTCGATCTCCAGCCCCTGGGCTGGCGGGTGGTTCCGGTCGATCAAAACGTTCTTGGCCCCCTGGCGCGCGGCACGGCCCCGGCGATCGAGCAGTGGCTCGTCGGCTCCGAGGCGAGCGGCGACGCCCTGGAGTCCCTGCTGTTCCGGCTGCGCCGCCGGGTCGGTGACCGCTGCCGCGAAGCCTGGGGTCTGTCGCCGACCGATCTCTACTTCGCCTCCCTGAGCAGCCGCACCGTTGTGTACAAGGGCATGGTGCGCTCCGAGGTGCTGGCGCCCTTCTACAGCGATCTGCGGGACCCGCGCTTCGAGGTGGGCTTCGCCGTGTACCACCGCCGCTTCAGCACCAACACCCTGCCCCGCTGGCCCCTGGCCCAGCCGATGCGGCTGCTCGGCCACAACGGCGAGATCAACACCCTGCTGGGCAACCTCAACTGGGCCCGGGCGGCCGAGACCCATCTCGAGCACGCCTGGGGTGACAGCGCCCGCGACATCACCCCCGTGGTGAATGCGGCCTTCAGTGATTCGGCCAACCTCGACGCGGCCCTCGAGCTGCTCGTTCGCAGCGGCCGTCCGATCACCGACAGCCTCCTCACCCTCGTTCCCGAGGCCTTCCATCAGGAACCGGAGCTGGCCAGCCGCCCGGATGTGACGGCCTTCTACGAGTACAGCGCCTGCGTGCAGGAGGCCTGGGACGGCCCCGCCCTGCTCGTGTTCGCCGACGGCCGCCGTGTCGGTGCGTCCCTCGATCGCAATGGCCTGCGCCCGGCCCGCTACTGCATCACCGACGACGGCTACGTGGTGATGGGGTCCGAGACCGGTGTGGTGGACCTCGACGAGAGCCGCATCGTGGAGAAGGGCCGGCTCGGCCCCGGCCAGATGCTGGCGGTGGATCTGGAGAACCGACGCATCCTCCACAATTGGGATGTGAAGGAGGACGCCGCCGCACGGCACCCCTATCGCGCCTGGCTCGAGGAGCACCGCCGCCAGCTGGCGCCCGCTCCCTGGACCGATGGACCCGTGCTGAGCGAGCTCGACCTGCTCCAGCGGCAGACCGCCTTCGGCTTCACCGCCGAGGACCTCGATCTGATCATCGAGGACATGGCCGGTCAGGGCAAGGAGCCCACCTACTGCATGGGGGATGACATCCCCCTGGCCGTCCTGTCGGACAAGCCCCACCTGCTCTACGACTACTTCAAGCAACGCTTCGCCCAGGTCACCAACCCGGCGATCGACCCGCTGCGGGAGCAGCTGGTGATGAGCCTGGACATGCACCTCGGCCCCCGCGGCTCGGCCCTGTGTCCCGTGCCGGAAGCCGCCGCCGTGCTGCATCTCGCCACGCCCGTGCTCAACGAGGCGGAGCTCGACGGCCTGCATCGCTGCGGTCTGCCGACCCGCACCCTCTCGACCCTGGTGCCGGTGGCCGACGGTCCCTCCGGGTTCGCCGGTGCGCTCGAGCGGCTCTGCGAGGCGGCCAGTTCCGCCGTGGCGGAGGGTGCCGCGATCCTGGTGCTCTCGGACCGCTGTGCCTCCGGCATCGGCGCCGCCACCACCTACCTGCCGCCCCTGCTGGCGGTGGGTGCTGTGCATCAGCACCTGCTGCGCCGCGGTCTGCGGTTGCGCTGCTCGATCGTGGCCGACACGGCCCAGTGCTGGAGCACCCACCATCTGGCCTGCCTGATCGGCTTCGGGGCCAGTGCGGTCTGTCCCTGGCTCACCTGGGAGACCACACGCCACTGGCTGCAGCATCCCAAGACCCGCAAGCTGATCGAGCGCGGCAAGCTGCCCGCCCTGTCCCCGGCGGATGCCCAGGCCAACGTGCGCAAGGCGCTGGAGGCGGGTCTGCGCAAGATCCTCTCCAAGATCGGGATCTCCCTGCTGGCGAGCTACCACAGCGCCCAGATCTTCGAGGCGATCGGCATCGGAGCCGACCTGATCGAGCTGGCCTTCGCCGGCACCACCAGCCGAGTGGCGGGACTGTCGCTGGAGGATCTGGCCAGCGAGACCCTGGCCTTCCACGCCAAGGCCTTCCCCGAACTCAACCGCAGCAAGCTGGAGTTCATGGGCTTCGTGCAGTACCGCACGGGAGGCGAGTACCACCTCAACAGCCCGGAGATGGCCAAGGCCCTGCATGCGGCCGTCGCCGCCGGGCCGGGCTACGACCACTTCGCCACCTACCGCACCCTGCTGGAAAACCGGCCGGCCACCGCCCTGCGGGACCTGCTCGATCTCACCCCGGCGGCCACGCCGCTTCCCCTCGATCAGGTGGAGAGCGCCGAGAGCATCTGCAGCCGCTTCTGCACCGGCGGCATGAGCCTGGGGGCCCTCTCACGCGAGGCGCATGAGGTGCTGGCGGTGGCCATGAACCGCATCGGCGGCAAGAGCAACAGCGGTGAAGGCGGCGAGGATCCGGCCCGCTTTCACCCGCTGCAGGATGTGGACGAGAGCGGACGCTCCGCCACCCTGCCCACCATCTCCGGCCTGCGCAACGGCGACACCGCCTGCTCGGCCATCAAGCAGGTGGCCTCCGGCCGCTTCGGCGTGACGCCCGAGTACCTGCGCAGCGGCCGCCAGCTGGAGATCAAGGTGGCCCAGGGGGCCAAGCCCGGTGAGGGCGGCCAGCTGCCCGGACCCAAGGTGGACCCGTACATCGCCTGGCTGCGCAACAGCAAGCCGGGGGTGGCGCTGATTTCACCGCCGCCGCACCACGACATCTATTCGATCGAGGACCTGGCTCAGCTGATCCACGATCTGCATCAGGTGCATCCGGCGGCGAAGGTGTCGGTGAAGCTCGTCTCGGAGATCGGCATCGGCACCATCGCCGCCGGTGTGGCCAAGGCCAATGCGGATGTGATCCAGATTTCCGGCCACGACGGCGGCACCGGAGCCTCGCCCCTGAGCTCGATCAAGCATGCGGGCAGCCCCTGGGAGCTGGGACTGACGGAGGTGCACCGGAGCCTGCTGCAGAACGGTCTGCGCGACCGGGTGCTGCTGCGCGCGGATGGTGGCCTGAAGACCGGCTGGGACGTGGTGATCGCGGCGCTGCTCGGGGCCGAGGAGTTCGGCTTCGGCTCGGTCGCGATGATCGCCGAGGGCTGCATCATGGCCCGCGTCTGCCACACCAACCGCTGCCCTGTGGGGGTGGCCACCCAGCAGGAGGCCCTGCGGCGTCGCTTCACGGGGCTGCCCGAGCACGTGGTGGCCTTCTTCGAGTACGTGGCCGAGGAGGTGCGCCAGCTGCTGAGCGTGCTCGGTGTCGCCCGGCTCGAGGACCTGATCGGCCGCACCGAGCTGCTGCGGTCCCGTCCCGTGGCCCTGGCCAAGACGAGCCGCCTCGATCTCTCCTCCCTGCTCGGTCCCACCCTCGATCCCGGTGACCGGGGCTGGCTGCAGCACGAGGCCGGAGCCCACAGCAACGGGCCGATCCTGGAGGACCAGCTGCTGGCCGACCCCGAACTCATGCGGGCGATGGAGTCCCATGGCCAGGTGCAGCGCAGCCTGGGCATCGTCAACACCGACCGCAGCGTCGGCGCCCGTCTGGCCGGGGAACTGGCCGCGCGGCACGGCAACCGCGGCTTCCGCGGCCAGATCGACCTCACCTTCCGCGGGGCGGCCGGTCAGAGCTTCGGTGCCTTCGCCCTGCAGGGGCTGAACCTGCGGCTGGAGGGCGAGGCCAACGACTACGTGGGGAAGGGCCAGAACGGCGGTCGCCTGGTGGTGGTTCCGCCCGCCGGCGTGCAGGACCCCTGCAACCAGGTGATCCTCGGCAACACCTGCCTCTATGGCGCCACAGGCGGCGAGCTCTTCGCCCTGGGCCGGGCCGGCGAACGCTTCGGCGTGCGCAACAGCGGTGCCCGGGCCGTGATCGAGGGAGCCGGTGACCATTGCTGCGAGTACATGACCGGCGGCCTGATCGCCGTGCTCGGTGCCACCGGCCGCAACGTGGCCGCGGGCATGACCGGTGGCCTGGCCTTCATCCTCGATGAGGACGGTCGCCTGGAGCAGCGCCTGAACCGGGAGATCGTGAGCCTGCACCCCTGCAGCACCCCCGAGCAGGAGGCGCTGCTCCGGCCGCTGCTGGAGGCGCACCTCACCGCCACCGGTAGCCCCAGGGCAGCCGCGATCCTGGCGGACTGGCCCCGCTGGCGCGCCCTGTTTCGGGTTGTGGTGCCCCCATCCGAGCGCGAGGCCGCCGGCCTGGCCGCCCGGGAACAGGTGGCCGCCTGA